The genomic segment TGCGTTGAGAGCTTGAGAAGGGTTGGGTTTGCCATCAGTCACGCGGTGTGCTTATTCGTGAATGCTGCTCGTTAGCCTACTTTCAGCATGCCCTACAAACCCCCTCGCTACAAGCTTGCATTCGCAGAAAAGGCAAAAAAAGTGAAGCCAATCGCTGACGGGAATTGAGCCCGACGTGGCTGGGAGTTGTTAGGAATGGATTTCCGAGTTGTTGTTCACAGACAGATGTCTACTTACGGGTCGAACCCACAACCTTGAGATTAAGAGTCTCACGCTCTACCGATTGAGCTAGCCGGGCAGTTGGCTAACAACTGCTGGTTGTTGAGGCTGCGGCCTGTTTGGTGGGATAATCTAGACGGTCCTGAGGGAGCGGGCATCATGCCCTTGTGCGCGGGTTTGGCTTAGAAAGACACAATTTTTTTCGCGAATCTAATTGAAGCCGAAGTGGATCGTGGAGCAAGGCCGGACCATGTTTTATGTAAACCCCCTTGGCGGCGGGTCATCGCATCGGCTGCGTGATCGACCcagtcccccccccatcATGGAGGCGGAACTGCAAAGGTCGGATGAACCCACGGTTGAGTTTGCCCCAAGAGAAACATCAGACCGCGGAAGGGTTGAAGACGTAGACTCAAACGAGTTGTGATCGACTGGCATCTTTGATGCCCAGTGTTGCCATCTCGTCATGTGGAATTTGTCCGCAAATCACGGGGACGGTATACACTACACCATTTGCTCCCCACCATCTATCCCGGCAGTTGGCCAAGAGAAGTACACTACCGAGACGGAGCCTCCCCCTGCGAGGTTTCCCCCTTAAGCCGGCGAGTTGCCCCTTTTGCCGCAAGCGGAGCGTTACACTCCGTCTTCAGATTCATGAGAGCCAAGCCCCCTCCGTCATCCCGGGCGTAAAGTCACCCACGGGCCACGGGGACTCTCCACGACTCCCGGCAGTGAAAAAACGTGCTCAATTTGGGGTAGCAGGGACGGGGATGTGGAGACGCAAGTTTATATCCCCGTCGCCCCTGGAATCTAAAGACGTCGCCTCCTTGCGGCCATATGGCGAGGTTGCTTCAcattgagagagagaggggggagggagaagtGAGTGGAGGGTAATTGCGGACCAAAGACAGGCAGAGAAAGGGTTGTACGGATGGTTGTACGGATACATGGTGGTTAATTATAAGCATATATATACATGTATATATATCCCACCGGTCCACCCGTGCCTCTGCTTCGACGAGACGATGGATACCCCATCTCAGTCGATCTTTTTCCcgtctcttccttcttcttgttttctCGCCGCATCCCAGCGCTGATCTTCCGTTAGCCATGGCGAGATCCACGGCGCTTTCGCTCCGTGCCGTCCTCGCGTTTGCCGCTGGCGTGTACTCGCAGAGCTGCATCGGCAGCACCGGACCCAAGGTCTACGAGGCCGAGAATGGAGTCCTTTCCGGAACGACGGTTGCCACGGCCCAGGCCGGCTTCACGGGTACGTCAGGATTGTCTCGTCCTTAGTTGTTGCATCCTGAGTTAACCTGCTATTGTGCTTCTAGGCACTGGCTATGTGACCGGCTTTGAGGACGCCACCGACAAGCtcaccatcaacctcgacTGCCAGGGTCAAGGCCAGAAGCTGTTCGACCTCAGCGTCCGATATGCCGCCATCTACGGCGAGAAGCGTaccaacatcatcctcaaCGGCGGTGCTGCCAGCGAGGTGCTCCTGGCTGCCGGTGATACCTGGGCCACCGCCAACGCTGGCCAGGTGCTGCTCAACGAGGGCAACAACACGATCGATATCGTAACCCACTGGGGATGGTGAGTGCTATCCCAAGAGTACATTCAAGATACCAAGGACAATACGTCCCACATCACCAACTAACTCTCGGACTAATCAACCCTCGCGCAGGTACCTCATCGACTCCATCACCCTCACGCCTACCGTGCCCCGCGGGCCTCACAACATCAACACGgccctcgtcaacgccaacgctaacgccgacgccaacgcccTCTACGCCTACCTCCGCTCCATCTACGGCAAGAAAATCCTCTCGGGCCAGCAGGAGCTCTCCTACTCCAACTGGATCGGCGAGCAGGTCGGCAAGCTGCCGGCCCTCGTCAGCGTCGACCTGATGGACTACTCCCCGAGCCGCGTCGAGCGCGGCACCGTCggcaccgccgtcgaggaggccatcaccCACCACGCtcgcggcggcatcgtctcgGTCCTCTGGCACTGGAACGCGCCGACGGGCCTCTACGACACCGAGGAGAACAAGTGGTGGAGCGGCTTCTACACGCGCGCCACCGACTTCAAcgtcgccaccgccctcgccgacaccACCAACGCCAACTACACCCTCATCATCCGCgacatcgacgccatcgccgtccaGCTCAAGCGCCTGCAGGACGCCGGCGTTCCCGTCCTCTGGCGCCCGCTgcacgaggccgagggcaagTGGTTCTGGTGGGGCGCGCAGTCGCCCGACGACTGCAAGAAGCTCTGGGCCCTGCTGTACGACCGCCTCACGAACCACCACCAGCTGAACAACCTCGTCTGGATCTGGAACTCCATCGCCGCGGACTGGTaccccggcgacgacacgGTGGACATTCTCAGCGCCGACGTCTACGCCCAGGGCCACGGGGTACgtctttcctcttctctctctcatgaTGCGACTGACAATGTGACTGACATTATTTCGCGGGCAGCCTATGACCACCCAGTacaacgacctcatcgccctcggccaggacAAGAAGCTCATCGCCGCGACCGAGGTCGGCagcgcccccttccccgacCTCCTCCAGGCGTACGAGGCCCACTGGCTGTACTTCTGCGTCTGGGGAGACACCttcatcaacaacgccgaGTGGAACAGCGTCGCGGACCTGCTGGTTCCTTACTAATTGAAGTGTCTTGGTTCACTTGTCTTTGAAGTACCAGCTTAGGAGACTCGAAAGATTCAACACAGTGGCCCCTTATAGCTGCATCTAGTGATTTTGGGTTCGGTGTAATGTATAGGCAATGACTGTTGCTAACAGAAATGTTGGGATACCTGCTACCCAGACCCCATGGCCATTTTCTAGAGGCCATGCCGCCCATTCTCTCGACACCATTAGCGTCACGTAAGTATGCAACGTCGCCCCGAAGATAAGAGCGAGTTAAGTAGCCGTATTTCTAGCCAGTCAAGTTGTAAGGATTACCGTGTAGTTCACAAGAGTCTCGTTTCACCAGACAGATCCAGCCTGACGGATATATGCGTTGCCCTCACTTCAACCTCCATTGGATAACCGAGATTATTGGCAGTCACGCATACTAGATACTAGCAAACACAGATCGAAAGCTATTTCCAAGAACTATCCTACACTCAAACATGTTACCATGGCGCTCAACTGGGGCTGCCAAGTAATTCTAACAGATAAACAGTGTGTGCAATCTCTTGTTCCGTTGCCGAAGCAGGAACTTGCGCAGTCAGAAACTCCGTAAGAACGCTATGACACGATTCGACTTCTTCCGGCTATTTTGACAATTACCGCGCCTGGGAGTTGTTTTAACCGCTGCGGCGCCAGCGCGTTGGCTGCTGTGTTCTAAATTTCGGCGGCACCTCGTGAGACGGAGAAAAGGGATTTATGCATCATTTTACCATAGGTGAACAAAGGGCATCGGTGTCAAAACAGTAAAGTTTCCATGCCACCGGGTGCCGTCTTGGGGGGCTATAATACTGATCCACTGCTGACTCCAGCTGATCCGTCCACAATCGCTGGGACCTGGCCGGTTGTCAAATCGGTCCGTCTCTCTTGCACTCCTTGGACTGTCCACCGGCTCAACAATCGTGTACCACGGCATCGATATCCCTTATGACTTCGCTGGCAACCCCGAACACCAAGTCCGTCTGGCAGTTTCTACGTTATGAAGACGCCTGTCATAGTCTACGACAGTATCGGCTTGAAATTTCAGGAGTAACCAACTCCCTGGAAACAAACAGATCGACATTTCCTTACCTTCATAATCTGCCATTCTCGATGTCTCCgtcacatacgaccatacccattggaaaactcgggatcccgtcagctctcccatagataagccaatgagggccggattagtagttgggtcggtgacgaccagcgaatacctggtgttgtatgtttttgGTGTTTTGTTTTTCTAGTTTCTCGCATACAACTTGAACCTGCAAACATCCTGCGTTCCTTCCTACTTAATTATTGTTGAAGGTGCCACTACACTTTGATGACTCTTGTAGAGCCTTCCTTCCCATGCCGTTAATGCTACTGCACGTACATCTTACAACCTTTTTTATCACATAGGTTGTTGGCAGTGTGCTGCTGGGCCAGgttttctcctcttcttcaccatCACTGATACCTTTGCGCTTGCATCACTAGTATCTGCGGTGAAAACTCTGACCACTTCTGGATGATTCTTTTGCTCAACTACTTCAAGGTTCGCCTGCCGGATACATACAGGTATTACATCAACAGTAAGAAACCCACCTGGTCTGACGTTGTTGAGACTATCTACACCCTCGCTCAAGCTGGAGAGCATAAGACAGGCCTTGCCTTACACCGCAAGACTGTGCCAACAACCCTGACCACCTCTTCTAGCACCAGTTTCGTGAAAAACGAGGACCGCGAGGTTTTCTCCTCTTGCAAGAAGGACCACATTGCGGCAAACTGTTCGACTGCCGTCCACCCGGAGCTTCTTCCGCATGACAACCCTTCCGCGACAGCTCCTGAGCGGCGCCTGCCCGCCAAGCGTAACCCTTTGATGGTCGAAGATGGGCCATCACATAATGAACTCGTCTCGCGTCGCAGTCTCAAATGAACACAGCTCCTCTCGCACCTTACAAAGGGCCAAGGTGGTGTTTTCGAATACGTCCATCTCCACGCGCCCATGCCAAAGGGTATCTTCTTCGGCATCTTCAAGTCCAGCCCCGACCACTACTTCCTCTTACGCCGGATCCCCGACGACTTTGTGTCCGCCTGCGGCATGTTCAAGGCCACTTTCCCCTACGCTGAGGCCTCCGAAGAAGAGGTCGAACGCAAGTACATCAAGTCGTTTGCCACCACCTGTCCCGAGGAGACGGCCGGCAACGTTTGGGTCCCCCCCGAACACGCCTTGACTCTTGCCAAGGAGTACGGCATTTCGCCGTGGGTTCGCGCCCTACTGAATCCCGCCAAGGTTGACGTCTACTGAAGCCCCAAATAGCCCTCCTGAGAGGATGGCTGCCTGCAGCAAACCAGCACTATGAAGCCACCCGGATACTACAACGTCGAGGCTGCTGGCATCTAGAAGTATCAAAGGAAAGCATATCTTGCTGTAGATGTAAACATTAGCGAAGAATTTCCCCTAGCTTTTAGCATTCAAGACTTGAACAGTTCTTTGCAGTAAAAGCCTGTCGTGAAGCAAAACTGCTCCGTAAGCCACTTTGGATGGCACGTGACCGATATCATGGGTAGTTCAACCCGAACACTCGTGTAGAATAGATCTTAAGAAAAGTCAACCACTGTTCACTTTCTATTTCCTAGGCGTATGGTGCTCATCACAAAGCCCGGTTTTTCAATCattggaagaaggaaaagggcACTGGCTACCTTCGCAGGGCTAATCTACGGTAGAGCAAGGGCCTAGAGCTTGTCATTTTGG from the Colletotrichum destructivum chromosome 10, complete sequence genome contains:
- a CDS encoding Putative glycoside hydrolase family 26, carbohydrate binding module family 6, which produces MARSTALSLRAVLAFAAGVYSQSCIGSTGPKVYEAENGVLSGTTVATAQAGFTGTGYVTGFEDATDKLTINLDCQGQGQKLFDLSVRYAAIYGEKRTNIILNGGAASEVLLAAGDTWATANAGQVLLNEGNNTIDIVTHWGWYLIDSITLTPTVPRGPHNINTALVNANANADANALYAYLRSIYGKKILSGQQELSYSNWIGEQVGKLPALVSVDLMDYSPSRVERGTVGTAVEEAITHHARGGIVSVLWHWNAPTGLYDTEENKWWSGFYTRATDFNVATALADTTNANYTLIIRDIDAIAVQLKRLQDAGVPVLWRPLHEAEGKWFWWGAQSPDDCKKLWALLYDRLTNHHQLNNLVWIWNSIAADWYPGDDTVDILSADVYAQGHGPMTTQYNDLIALGQDKKLIAATEVGSAPFPDLLQAYEAHWLYFCVWGDTFINNAEWNSVADLLVPY
- a CDS encoding Putative bouquet formation protein → MILLLNYFKVRLPDTYRYYINSKKPTWSDVVETIYTLAQAGEHKTGLALHRKTVPTTLTTSSSTSFVKNEDREVFSSCKKDHIAANCSTAVHPELLPHDNPSATAPERRLPAKRNPLMVEDGPSHNELVSRRSGVFEYVHLHAPMPKGIFFGIFKSSPDHYFLLRRIPDDFVSACGMFKATFPYAEASEEEVERKYIKSFATTCPEETAGNVWVPPEHALTLAKEYGISPWVRALLNPAKVDVY